In a single window of the Zea mays cultivar B73 chromosome 5, Zm-B73-REFERENCE-NAM-5.0, whole genome shotgun sequence genome:
- the LOC109939632 gene encoding mitogen-activated protein kinase kinase 3-like: MTDHLGGEVVVEIGGNIQRLHPIAGGERCLEEMLVIHYYLLFNGPDGIWHHMKTFYMEQSTFSFSENAYVGQNENFDILSNIRKRLKGDRPREKIVHVVEKLHCRANGETGVAIRVSGSFIVANQFLVYGEGIKAEGIPSLDELFIDIPSKRVGQFKEQFIMQQRNLMSCYYISKQDLYIIQS, encoded by the exons ATGACCGACCACCTTGGAGGGGAGGTGGTTGTGGAGATAGGTGGCAATATTCAACGCCTCCACCCAATAGCTGGCGGGGAGAGATGCCTTGAAGAG ATGCTTGTTATACATTACTATCTCTTGTTTAATGGACCTGATGGGATTTGGCATCATATGAAGACATTCTACATGGAACAATCTACTTTCAG TTTCTCAGAGAACGCGTATGTTGGCCAAAATGAAAATTTTGATATTTTGTCAAATATAAGGAAAAGGCTAAAAGGTGATAGGCCTCGAGAgaaaattgttcatgttgtcgaaAAGCTACATTGTCGTGCAAATGGTGAAACTGGGGTTGCAATTCGTGTGTCTGGATCTTTCATTGTGGCAAACCAATTTCTTGTATATGGCGAGGGGATAAAAGCTGAAGGGATTCCTAGCTTGGATGAGCTCTTTATTGACATTCCAAGCAAACGCGTAGGCCAGTTCAAAGAGCAGTTTATCATGCAACAGAGAAACTTAATGTCATGCTATTACATATCAAAGCAAGATCTGTACATTATCCAATCCTGA